GACGCGCGTGGCGCGTCACGTGGACGAGGGGCGGGCCTGACGCCCCGCCGGCCTCAGGGTCGGACCGGCTCCTGCGACTCCCCTGCCGCGAACGCCGCCTCGATCGGCGGGCCGGCCTTGGGATTGAACCGGGCGGCATCGAGGCCGAAGAAGCGCAGAAGGGTGGCCGCGATGTCGGCCTGGTGCACCGTGGGGTGCGGGGCGACCTCGCCTCGGTCGGGCGTGTCGGGGCCGATGACGGCGACCCAGATGTCCTCCGACCCCTTGATCCCCTCTTCGTGGTCGACCCAGTCCTTGCCGGTCACCCCCCGGCCGTGGTCGGTCGTCACGATGAGCGTGGTCTGTCCCCGGTAGGCCTCGTCCGACTCGACCGTCTCCCAGAGCGTCTTCAGATAACCGTCGGCCACGTGGATGTAGTCCATGAGGCGGTCGTAGCGGCGCGCGTGGGCCCAGTCGTCCGACTCGCCGAGGGCGATGTAGAGCAAGCGGGGCTTCTGGGTCTTCAGGTATTCGAGCGCCAGGTTGAAGGTGATGGCGTCGCTCCGCCCCTCCTCCCACAGCGACATGACCTGGTTCTGCAGCTCGTCGAGGAAGGCCATCCGCGGCGTGGCGATCTCCCGGGGGATCCTCTCGTGGCCGGCATAGGTGAAGAAGGCGTCCGGCTTGGACGAGGCCAGCATCTTGAACGGCTCCCACCCGCCGATCATCGCGACCTCCCGCGGGGCGAGCCTCAGCTCGTCTTTCACGAACTCCAGCACGGTCTTGTGCGCGTAGCGCTTGACGTCGTTGGTCGTCACGTCCGGCTGGTACTGGCCGGTCAGGATCTCGGCATAGCCCGGGGCCGAGAACAGGTGCGGATTGCGCGGCATGACGCGGCTTCCCTTCTCCTTGTTGCCGAGCACGATTCCGTGCGCCGCGAGCCGGTCCCAGAAGAATGGCAGGAGGGTCCGGCGGCGCTCGTCGGGTGTCTCCCGCCAGTAGAGCCGCCGCGCCCTGTCCTCGTCGTAGATGCCGGACAGGTCCTTCTTCTCGGACACGATCGGGTCCATGCCGGCGAACATCTCCTGGATGCGCAGGCCGTCGAGCGTGACCAGGATGACGTTGCGGGTGCGCAGGGACGCGTCCGCCTCGATCGGTGCGGAGGGGGTGGCCCGCGCGCCGGCCAGGAGCGGTCCGCCGGCCGCGAGCGGAAGGCAGGCCGCGGCCAGAAGCGCCAAGGCGGCCGCGGCGACGAGGGGGCGCCGGCTCATCGGCCCGCCGTCGCGCGCGGTCCGCGCCTCGTCGCGGGGCCTCGCTTCACGCCGGCCCGCTTCGCGGCGATCCTCTTCACGGCCACCCTCATGGGGGGGATCCCTTTCAGAGGGACCGAAAGCCGATCCCGGCCGCGCTCCAGGTCCGCGAGCGTCGCGTCGATCCGCTCCAGGCCGCGCCCCAGATGGTCGGCGTCGTAGCCGTAGCCGATCCGGATGTAGCGGCCGATCCCGAAGTGGCTTCCGGGTGTGATCAGGACCGACTGCTCGCGGCGGAGCTTCGTGAACAGCGCCTCGGAGCCAATCGGCAGCCGGTAGCCGACCAGGGCAATCGCCCCCGCGACCGGACGGATGTAGGTGAGCGTGTCGCCGTGCGCGCCGATCCACCTCTCCAGCACCGGGATGTTCTTGCGGATCAGGCCGCGCGTGCGCGCCAGGATGGCCTCGCGCCGCCGGGGCTCCATGACGATCTCCGCCAGTCGATCCGACAGGAAGGTCGGCGTGAGCGTCAGGTAGTCGTGGTAGCGGCAGAGATGCGCCAGGGTCCTCGCCGGCCCCAGGATCCAGCCGGTGCGCAGGCCCGGCAGGCCGAACGCCTTGGAGAGCCCGGCGGTGACCAGGACCTTGTCGTAACGGCCCCAGAAGGTCGGCGAGATCTCCCCTTCCACCTCGGCGCCGCGGTACACCTCGTCCGACACGATCCAGGCGCCGACCCGCCGGGCGGCGCGCACGACGGCTTCCATCTCGTCCTCGTCGAGGACAGCGCCGGTCGGGTTGTTCGGGTTCGTGACCAGGATGATCTTCGTCCGGCGGGTGACGGCCCGGTCGAGCCCCTGCACGTCGAGCGCCCAGCGCCTTCGCCCGTTCGTGCGCCGCTCGATCAGGCGGAA
The sequence above is a segment of the Candidatus Polarisedimenticolia bacterium genome. Coding sequences within it:
- a CDS encoding AP protein, with translation MSRRPLVAAAALALLAAACLPLAAGGPLLAGARATPSAPIEADASLRTRNVILVTLDGLRIQEMFAGMDPIVSEKKDLSGIYDEDRARRLYWRETPDERRRTLLPFFWDRLAAHGIVLGNKEKGSRVMPRNPHLFSAPGYAEILTGQYQPDVTTNDVKRYAHKTVLEFVKDELRLAPREVAMIGGWEPFKMLASSKPDAFFTYAGHERIPREIATPRMAFLDELQNQVMSLWEEGRSDAITFNLALEYLKTQKPRLLYIALGESDDWAHARRYDRLMDYIHVADGYLKTLWETVESDEAYRGQTTLIVTTDHGRGVTGKDWVDHEEGIKGSEDIWVAVIGPDTPDRGEVAPHPTVHQADIAATLLRFFGLDAARFNPKAGPPIEAAFAAGESQEPVRP
- a CDS encoding aminotransferase class I/II-fold pyridoxal phosphate-dependent enzyme — its product is MRIDLFRMERTQCLYENEVEFNLSESGVLPMTVGEILGPETDTRALHDLRLKYPASRGSETLRDRIAGFYGDATRDNVMVTNGGSEANYVVFWGLLDQGDRAAVMIPNYLQAWGLARAYGGRADPFRLIERRTNGRRRWALDVQGLDRAVTRRTKIILVTNPNNPTGAVLDEDEMEAVVRAARRVGAWIVSDEVYRGAEVEGEISPTFWGRYDKVLVTAGLSKAFGLPGLRTGWILGPARTLAHLCRYHDYLTLTPTFLSDRLAEIVMEPRRREAILARTRGLIRKNIPVLERWIGAHGDTLTYIRPVAGAIALVGYRLPIGSEALFTKLRREQSVLITPGSHFGIGRYIRIGYGYDADHLGRGLERIDATLADLERGRDRLSVPLKGIPPMRVAVKRIAAKRAGVKRGPATRRGPRATAGR